In one window of Bos taurus isolate L1 Dominette 01449 registration number 42190680 breed Hereford chromosome 15, ARS-UCD2.0, whole genome shotgun sequence DNA:
- the OR10A5 gene encoding olfactory receptor family 10 subfamily A member 5 has protein sequence MAEGNWTRVNEFILMSFSSLPTEIQSLLFLTFLVIYLVTLLGNSLIILVTLADPMLHSPMYFFLRNLSFLEIGFNLVIVPKMLGTLIAQDTTISFLGCATQMYFFFFFGVSECSLLATMAYDRYVAICSPLHYPVIMSPRARAKLAVISWFPGIPVATVQTTWLFSFPFCGSNKVNHFFCDSPPVLRLVCADTALFEIYAIIGTILFVMIPCLLILCSYTCIAAAILKIPSAKGKHKAFSTCSSHLLVVSLFYVSLSLIYFRPKSNNSPESKKVLSLSYTVVTPMLNPIIYSLRNNEVKNALSRTFHKALGLRNCIP, from the coding sequence ATGGCTGAAGGAAACTGGACAAGAGTTAATGAGTTTATCCTCATGAGTTTCTCTTCCTTACCTACTGAAATACAATCACTGCTCTTCCTGACATTTCTAGTCATCTACCTGGTCACTCTGCTGGGAAACAGCCTCATCATTCTGGTTACCTTGGCTGACCCCATGCTGCACagccccatgtacttcttcctcaggAACTTGTCCTTCTTAGAGATTGGCTTCAACCTAGTCATTGTGCCCAAGATGCTGGGGACCCTGATTGCCCAGGACACAACCATCTCCTTTCTTGGCTGTGCCACTCAgatgtatttcttcttcttctttggggTTTCTGAATGCTCCCTCCTGGCCaccatggcctatgaccgctatgtagCCATCTGCAGTCCCTTGCACTACCCAGTCATCATGAGCCCAAGGGCACGTGCCAAACTGGCAGTTATCTCTTGGTTTCCAGGCATTCCTGTAGCTACTGTGCAGACCACATGGCTCTTCAGCTTTCCATTCTGTGGTAGCAACAAGGTGaaccacttcttctgtgacaGCCCACCTGTGCTGAGGCTGGTCTGTGCAGACACAGCACTGTTTGAGATCTATGCCATTATTGGAACCATTCTATTTGTCATGATTCCCTGCTTGCTGATCCTATGTTCCTACACTTGCATTGCTGCTGCCATCCTGAAGATTCCATCGGCAAAGGGGAAGCATAAAGCCTTCTCTACCTGCTCCTCTCACCTGCTCGTCGTCTCCCTTTTCTATGTATCTTTAAGCCTTATCTACTTCCGTCCAAAGTCCAATAATTCTCCTGAAAGCAAGAAAGTGCTATCACTGTCCTACACTGTTGTGACTCCCATGTTGAATCCCATCATCTACAGCCTGAGAAATAATGAGGTGAAGAATGCCCTTAGCCGGACCTTCCACAAGGCCCTAGGCCTTAGAAACTGCATCCCATAA